The region CCAGCTGCATCGAACCGGCGAAATTCCCCCTCGACGCATTCACGGAAGAAGAAGTCCTCAGGAAGCTCCGCAAGTGTGAGAACAGCGCCCCCGGGAACGACCGCATCACCTACCAACACTGGAAAGCCACCGACCCGGAAGCCAAGTTCTTGACCGCCGTATTCAACACCTGCGTCAAGTTCCAGAGAGTGCCCCAAGAATGGAAGGAGTCCCGGACGGTACTGATCCACAAGAAGGGAGAGGAGCAAGACATCGGCAACTGGCGCCCCATCGCCCTCGGCTCGACGATCGCGAAGCTGTACGCCGGCTGCCTAGCGTCCAGGCTGCAGCGTTGGTTCGAAGAGCACGAGACCCTCTCGCGCTGCCAAAAGGggttcctgccgcacgacgggGTGTTCGAGCACAACTTCGTGCTGCAGGAGCGCCTTGACGCGGCGCGGGCCGGCCGTGGGGAGCTCTGCGTGGCGTTCCTGGACTTCGCCAACGCCTTCGGCTCCGTCGCCCACAACGCCATCGTCGACGCCCTGCGAGGAGCCGGCGCCGGAGACGACTTCTGCGCCATCGTAGCCGACCTGTACCGCGACAACACCACCCGCATCGTGGCAAAGGACGGAGCAACGCAGTCCATCGACATCTCTGCCGGAATTCGCCAAGGCTGCCCCCTAAGCGGACTACTCTTCAACCTGGTCATCGATCCAGTGCTACGAGAAGTTCAAGGAGACGAGCGACAACACAACATCCTGGCCTACGCCGACGACCTGACCCCGCTGGCCAACAGCCCGGAAGAACTTCAAGCCCGGATCGACAAAGTAACAGCCCTCTCTTCCAGGTTGGGACTTCAACTCAACCCCGGAAAATGCAAGACCCTGCACCTCAGCGGCCGGACGCCCGTCGGAACCAGGCCGACAGTCTTCGAAATCAACGGGACGGCCATACCAACGATTAACGACTTCGAATCCCAATCTTTTCTAGGACGCCCCGTCGGATTCAGCGTGTTCCCGGACACCGCGACCGTCGACGACGCCATCGGCGTAGGCCGCCGCCTGCTGACCTCGATGCTCGCCCCGTGGCAGAGGTTGGACGCTGTCAAAACATTCGTATATCCAGCGCTCAACTTCTCCATGCGGTGCGGGTTGTTGGGGAAGGCAGAGTGGGAGCGCCTCGACGAAGCCCTGCGACCACTAATCAAAAGAACTCTTTACCTTCCAGCAAACGCCAGCAACGACTACATCTACGGCAGCGCAGCAGCGGGCACGGCGGGAATTCCCCTGGCAGCGGAGCTGAGCGACATCTGCCGCATCGACAGCGCTTTTAAACTCCTTTCCTCTCCAGACGCAGAGGTTCGAGACCTGGCGAAGCGAGCCGTCACCGAGATCACCACCAAGAGACTGGGACGAGAAGTGACCGAGGCGGACGTCGCAGCCTACCTCAGCGGGGAGACGGAGGGAGACTTCAGGGCGCGGGCCTCGCAGCTCAAGTCCGTATGGACGGAGGCGCGAAAGGCGTCCCGGCGTCTCGAGGTCACGTGGGAAATGCGGGAAGATGGGCCCCACATCACCTGCGCCGACGTGACTCTGGCGCCGAAGCACCGAACGAAGGTCGTGAAGAAGCTGCGCTCGATCGCCACGGCCGCACGAAATCACTCTCTCCAACAGAAACCCAACCAGGGGAAAGTGATGGAGTGCGTCGCCGCCGATCCCAGCAGCTCTCACTTCATGCGTTCAGGTCTTTTCACCCGTTTCTGTGACTGGCGTTTCCTTCACAGGGCAAGGTTGAACCTCCTGCCACTCAACGGGGCCAGGCCGTGGGCACGTGCAAGCGACCAGCGGTGCAGAGCGTGCGGGCACAACCAGGAAACCCTACCCCACGTGCTCTGCCACTGCATGCGTCAGAGTGCTGCCTACACGGACCGGCACAACAAAATCGTGAACCGGCTGAAAGCGGCCGCTGGGAAGCGATTCACAGTCACCCACGAGAACCGTCCCGTGGGAACGACTAACCTCAGGCCAGACCTCGTTCTGGCGCGAGGGGAGTCGGCGATCGTCATCGACGTCACTTGCCCCTTTGACAATCGCAGAACCGCCTTCGATGCGGCACGGGAGAGTAAGGTCGCCAAGTACGAACCCGTGCGCCAATACCTGCTGCGAAAGTTCCAGCGGGTCAGCGTCGAGGCAATCGTTGTTGGAGCGCTCGGCTCTTGGGACCCCAACAACGATAAAGTAATGAAGAGGCTCTGTAGCAGACGCTACTTGCGCCTCTTCAAGAAGCTGGCGGTGAGCGACACCATCGCTGCTTCACGCGAAGTCTACTCCAGACACGTGGCTGCAAAGTGAGGGGCTCGCACTTCGGTGGACCTCAGCAGCTGCGAGTTGGAAGACTTCAAACACGCACAACTGCACACTCACACCACACGGATAAAACTTACAGACGAGACTTCCGATAAAAAGGAACGAACAATAATCAGATATGCCGATGAGAAAAAGGAAATGTCCCGAAACATTTCTGAAAAAGTATCTGTCTTCGGTCAACCAGTCCTTACCAACCAGCATTACCTGAGAGCACTGCTCGGCCTGCTGTGTTCCGGCGTGCgttccggccgccggcttgcgtcggtggccggtgttcgaccaccaagagtgatcttttgttccggtgcccttcggctggcgggcgcctcaacatggtgagccagccacctacaaaggcccttgcctttgatgtcgtcgtccctgagggggctagtccggaggatgtcgtcgatgcgacagcctccgtagttcgtttggaagaagtttactgtgtccagcacttcggtggacgcaactaccaagttaccgtaaagagtgaagccgccatggctgcaatcgttgatgcgtcttgcctcatcatcggcaacgaacgcgtccccatcgttcccctgagcccccaggtgactcaggtgactgttctgtttctgcccgcccgagtaccaagtgatgcccttgccaaggctctttctccttatggcaaggtgctgcacataagtcgcggcatcatggggtcgcgtcccactgtcaccaccgggacgcggtatgtccgaattgaaatgaagcccgagtcgcccgtgcctaactacatcaaggtcgctggccaccgcgtgacatgcgattacaaaggcatgcagcgtgtttgtcgacgttgtggctcgacatcacacttcagagcacagtgcacggctccgttctgcgcccgctgcggcgtctttgggcaccaaggccaaggttgtgtgctgccgtgtcgacgttgtggtgatccacacgctaccgtggcatgcgcgatcaagccctcgtactctgaggctgcggcccgacctgcacctccaccggctgcacaggcagccgatgaagccatcaaggaacgcggcgtttccgacaccaacggctttgtgagtggttcctcggcgtctctgaatgtatcggtggaggaagcggtgcctacggctgatgcgtccagtgatgcacctcgcaagccggcattaaatgtgcctgctatgtcagcctcagtctctccaagtgtacctgccgctacggaggccgagcccattgcgcccctgcaggtctctgatgctggggacaggccgctctcgcagcctgcgcggcagcccgcagccagcgttgcggtTTTGAGCGACAACGCAAGCGtatctgaggccgatggtgacgagagcagcttgtcgtcctcagcttcttcagtcaacctcgtcatcgacgagactatcatcgtgcctgggcaggagccgaggccgccgtcgtcatctccttcgtcatcgcagtttagtgtcggcacaaatatttcgcctgggcaggagccaaggccatctcctgacgtggaatctgtgcagtcgccgtcctcttctgcatcgaggattagcgccagcacttctagtactctctcttcggatgttgagatggtcgctttgagctccagcttaaagcgtccacatacgtcgactacggactcggacaactcttctggtcgggcaaggaggcctcgtgcctcctctggtccgactcTACGAAAAAAGTGAGatggtttggcgccgttcgtagcgcgcattgtattgcttagacatcacaactcgttgttttttgtttttttttcattaccaaaatggctacacttaacatcatcacgcttaacgtgcaagggtttcgcaatgttatgaagcagaccgaggtggtcgctttcgctcgttcatcgggctgcgatatcctctgcctgcaagaaactaatttttttcgcctcagtgacgtgttggaatttaagcgtaggtttggtatcgatgctttcttttcgtacgctagcacgcgttctagcggagttggcgttcttgttctgaaccgaatacttctgcgagaccatcatgttacctacggTGCGCTTGGACGCGTcctggcgttcgactgcacgtttaactcacttcgtctgagacttctttgcatctacgcacctgcgcattctaatttggtaaactcattttataaaaatcttgatgtgtattttcttggaggacgaaacgttgtgatgttgggcgatttcaactgcgtgctcgatacggtcgctgatgtgcagggccctggcagaggcagaccaagctggaatgcgcgcgagtagcgccgcctagtcaaccagtttctgttaacagatgcttatgagctcctgcatggcggcgtctttgtgtggacttggcgtcgcggattgtcgtcaagcaggctagacagggcgtacgtaccgacgggcctttcgaggacagtgggtgctgctaatgtaattacgctgccatcctcaccagtacacatatcagaccatcgcccctttcttctgtcgctcagggttccggcggctgcagtgtctcctttcagaccatggcgtttggatgtacgcatccttcacgatgccagcacgagagaaggactaacgcgggccttgcggttttcggttgttggggccgtgcctggtgactgggatcgtctgaaggagcagtggcgtcaccattgcgctgcttctggtcgagcccttagagctcgcgtctcagctgaggttcgtgttatgacggcgaagctccgtatagctcagcgcaccccgtcgccatcggcgcttatgtgtgcatggaaagaggaactttcagagcgtctccagcgtcttttacgatcatcctctttgacagcggccgcatggcgttgtcggcgcaatccaacttctcatccagaggtgcttcggtttgcacgccaggagctgttgtgcgctcaaggtgcccctgcttttacctcttccgtcggtgctgtggcccagccagttggcaggaatttcagtgcgtttttcgtccatttcagggatattgctcagtcgcactttttggttcatcgcgatgacgtttccgcacaccctttttttgcaggcttgccgcaggttgcggatgaacttcatgatggccttatggctccgccaacaacagatgaaattaaggaggcgttagattccatgaaacgaggctcaacgcctgggccagatggtcttcctgtggagttctatttacaattctggcatatagtaggccccattttcacggaagtgttaaaaatctgtttcactcggaatgtccttcctaattcatttaaaagaggccgcatcgttctgatccctaaaaagtcttctttctcgacatgtccggcagattggcgccctatcaccttactaaatacagattataaagtattagcaaaattactcgtccgccgtttacgggctcttctctcgtccctcatttcctgccaccaggtttgctccattccgggccgtgaaatacatagtttatcttctgtaacgagagatatcctagagtatactatacggcggcgcgcacagggtcttcttgtttctctagatcaagagaaggcattcgactttctagagcatgagtatatttacggtacactggatgctttcggtttcccaccttctttagtgctacttattaaagagatgtacagagatatttaaagcactctgttcctcgatggctgggaaagtaccgcatttgatgttggccgcggcgtccgtcaaggttgtccgctctcccctcttttgtttgtcttagcattagagcctttccttttggcagtcaatcaccattctctcattagcggtctggcattgccaggcagtgagagtgtacgcgtcactgcttatgcagatgacatcacgctatacttagctgatgaacgcagcctgctcgaagttttaaacgtttttcgtgagtacgcctccttgtcgggggctgctcttaattattccaagagtcattacttttttgtagggtcacctcagagacgtataacgagtacaatacctttgcagtggtgtgagcagatgcgcattttaggagtgacctacgactgtgctggagtatgggatggtatgtggtcttcggtcgtagagggtattacagctcgtgtgcagagggcacagacctttgaccttcctctgcttgagaggtGCTACCTgtttcagtcggtcgtgctgggtgccttttggtacctttgccacattgttaaaccacccctgcgcgtcataaggcgggtacagactacagttttttcttttttttggtcaggcggaaccgagcttgtggctcgtgctgttcttggacaaccacgtgagagaggtggttttgccttcccaacgttgaccatcacgtcctcactgttagcattgaagtgcatgttgcgtatcctgctgggggacgcgtctccggcgcgaaccctggcgcggtactttttgggcccttccttgcgctttttggatccctcggccccagttaatcatggtcctcaatcagagaagcctaccgctatatatactacggcagtggcctttttcaggcatgcaagcgcagtagcacctgacgtcaacatccttacagaccgtgtcgtgaatattatgggctcgctgttgttgcctgttgtgccggcggctcgccgctcaccgatgcgccgcgttcaatgggcgcgcataacatcgacgcctctcccagaccatctacgtgactttgtgtggaaacttggttgggcagtgctgcctacttgtgatcggctggagcggtggggcgttttacgctccagtacctgtccgaattgcccgcttccggaatctaatcgccatgctacagtcacctgcatggtagcacgtgtcttttggcgcgccgttcatgcgggattccgtgggcagggcatttcgagctttgtctcccgcggccgcttccccagcggccgttttgctcgcctgttaattgttgcaggtctttttagtttatggcgcaatcgatgcaccgcggtcgctggcggctttcgacgccgagctgtgtggccaatacttggccgtcttagaagggagctgatcagtttcttgtcagaggaactctttttcttgggagaggaagagtttcttcGGCAGTGGTCAtacccattcatttctgttaacaatgaacgtcttgttctggtctttagaccaaactggcgctagggtcttcttctttattccccccccccccttttttttccgtgtcagatttttccggtatcactcactgttaataatcatgccacgccgctttaaatcgcacacaagaaattcctgttagttattcaaagatgttttggcactctaattggctcgccttacatgctgagcgtcatgtcaacttgtgaatgtcaaatgtatccggtaaccttggcatgtgtacatatgtaaataaaattttttctaatcagttttgttttcaaaccgatagtgcacttttatcacactatgaagacagacaaaagacaacctgaatgttggaagcaaaaaaaaaaagatgcttggcggcgccacaggcggccaggagagtttcggtttgttatggcgtttcgcgtctatgagctttgcatgctccgtggttttgtttttaacgcgcctcgatttacaagcgccgaacagcagaggaactccaagtgccgcttcgaGTACTCgctaacctttgaaggagcctgttaaagggactatgcaacgaataaaaagtcacttgtaaatgttttcaatgcttagaaatgatcctaagaagcattcacaccaagtatgagacttcagaactgagccggcaatttattatgaacttttaaaaaccgtgtttttttttaaattcgcgggccgattggtgggctcgtagtgaccgattttggaactaaaatttatttattagttacctgcatcgccccgctgggcattacagcaggggggtacagacttcatttataggtataaagcaattattgcagtgcatggaaaaatgcttcgttagatgtaatacatacaatgctcgatggcaaactgttccagtcccgaacagttctaacaaaaaaagaataacgcaagacgtcacccttgcaagaaaattctctgaccttcaagcagtggtccagtcgctttgatatataatgaggtgcctcactatattgttcgcggtttatgccagtttttgaataataaatctcatggaaaaatttcaatctgatgtaccttctacggtccttcaactcttgccagttaagttttcgtttgctttccgtcatactaacttgccaattataattaccaagaacaaatctaactgccctattctgaattttctctaattttcctacacactcagatgtgtgtgggtcccagcaaacacatccatattcaagtatggagcgtacataactgaaatacagctgtgtttttaagttacttggtaaatggctaaaattccgccgtagaaatcatggaagaaagacgtcacactagcaatgacgtcgccaggccaccacacgctctcattcgctggagccacggcagccacgacgtcacggacacacttccggtagccgtgaaactcgtctgctcgtgccgccgcgcgactttctcgggcaagcg is a window of Amblyomma americanum isolate KBUSLIRL-KWMA chromosome 4, ASM5285725v1, whole genome shotgun sequence DNA encoding:
- the LOC144127935 gene encoding uncharacterized protein LOC144127935, which codes for MLAPWQRLDAVKTFVYPALNFSMRCGLLGKAEWERLDEALRPLIKRTLYLPANASNDYIYGSAAAGTAGIPLAAELSDICRIDSAFKLLSSPDAEVRDLAKRAVTEITTKRLGREVTEADVAAYLSGETEGDFRARASQLKSVWTEARKASRRLEVTWEMREDGPHITCADVTLAPKHRTKVVKKLRSIATAARNHSLQQKPNQGKVMECVAADPSSSHFMRSGLFTRFCDWRFLHRARLNLLPLNGARPWARASDQRCRACGHNQETLPHVLCHCMRQSAAYTDRHNKIVNRLKAAAGKRFTVTHENRPVGTTNLRPDLVLARGESAIVIDVTCPFDNRRTAFDAARESKVAKYEPVRQYLLRKFQRVSVEAIVVGALGSWDPNNDKVMKRLCSRRYLRLFKKLAVSDTIAASREVYSRHVAAK